From one Triticum urartu cultivar G1812 chromosome 3, Tu2.1, whole genome shotgun sequence genomic stretch:
- the LOC125546760 gene encoding uncharacterized protein LOC125546760, which yields MECLNCFHTRDLCVGNVELGNGCFYFTLLEGFKWTACIPCFARPDLLRKLNVAMDKGTSTTAYLRTKEGFSFKTTILNEKERTYFGSSNWGAFAKAYKFEEGMAIHFDFSKYSDPDPDILVDLENIPILPPSYFLVPKTTQEIVDNTYYTADSVLTWKEKNYLVSFVNGIEWPTNTHNAGKHYASYVPLVHALNKTNIQNKCLKLPRCVVPEIMDGNGEMKLIYDDKTNFKDTYSTAALPDGRLLVNGWRRILKECNLEIGARLISVLHHGSAGIFLFLTSIPKRED from the exons ATGGAGTGCCTCAATTGTTTCCACACTAGGGATTTGTGCGTTGGGAACGTTGAATTGGGGAACGGTTGCTTCTACTTCACGCTTTTGGAGGGCTTCAAATGGACGGCG TGCATCCCCTGTTTTGCAAGGCCTGACCTCCTAAGGAAGCTTAATGTTGCCATGGATAAGGGAACAAGCACCACTGCCTACCTGCGCACCAAAGAGGGCTTCTCTTTCAAGACTACGATCCTTAACGAAAAAGAGCGAACATATTTTGGTTCTTCTAATTGGGGGGCATTTGCCAAAGCTTACAAATTTGAGGAAGGGATGGCTATCCACTTTGATTTTAGCAAATATTCTGATCCTGATCCTGACATCTTGGTAGATTTGGAAAACATTCCAATCCTTCCTCCGT CTTACTTCCTAGTGCCAAAAACAACCCAGGAGATAGTTGACAACACTTACTATACTGCTGACAGCGTGCTTACATGGAAAGAGAAGAATTACCTCGTTTCCTTTGTTAATGGTATCGAGTGGCCTACGAACACTCACAATGCTGGGAAACATTATGCAtcatacgtgccactagtgcatgccTTGAACAAGACCAACATTCAAAACAAATGTCTG AAGCTCCCAAGATGTGTTGTTCCTGAGATTATGGATGGCAATGGTGAGATGAAACTTATCTATGATGACAAGACCAATTTCAAAGACACCTACTCGACTGCAGCCCTACCAGATGGACGCCTCCTAGTTAATGGGTGGAGGAGAATACTGAAGGAGTGCAACCTGGAAATTGGAGCTAGGTTGATCTCTGTGCTCCACCATGGAAGTGCGGGGATTTTCCTATTCTTAACATCCATTCCAAAAAGAGAGGACTAG